DNA from Evansella sp. LMS18:
ACGGCTAATGCCAAATGATATTTAAACTTGCTAAAGTAAAGAGCGTTCCTTCTTGTGTTTAGATTTTGGTTTACTTTCGACTGGATTTCATTTTGATCTTCCTTAGAGATGCCTAATTTTTTATCCATCGACTTAAATAATTCGTCCAAATTATTATATCGACTCATATTGAAAACCTTCCCTCTTTAATTGTTTTTTCAACGAATCCATCCCTCTCCATAAATTCGTTTTAACTTTACCCTCACTCCAACCAAGAATATTGGCCGTCTCCATAATGGAAAACTCCCTAATCTTTCTTAAAATAATAACTTCTCTGTACGGGCGTTTTAATTTTGCCAATGCAATATATAATTCTTTTTCTTGCTCATTTAGAGAAACCGTTTGTTCCGGAGTCAATGTACGTGATGGTAAGTTAGTTGAACTGTCGATCACATACTGTACAGGCTTCTTTTTACGTAAGTAATCGATGGTGATATTTCTCGCAATTCGAAATAACCATCCTTTAGGATTCTCAGAATGAAAGGAATCAAGACTGTTGAAAGCTCGTATGAATGTATCCTGCATTAAATCCTTTGCCTGCTCATGGTCATTAACCATATATAAAATAAATTTATATATCTCATTATTGTACAACTGATACCACTTGTTGAGTTTTTTTTGTTGTGAGCTATCACTCAATAAAAACACTCCTTTTCT
Protein-coding regions in this window:
- a CDS encoding RNA polymerase sigma factor, with protein sequence MSDSSQQKKLNKWYQLYNNEIYKFILYMVNDHEQAKDLMQDTFIRAFNSLDSFHSENPKGWLFRIARNITIDYLRKKKPVQYVIDSSTNLPSRTLTPEQTVSLNEQEKELYIALAKLKRPYREVIILRKIREFSIMETANILGWSEGKVKTNLWRGMDSLKKQLKREGFQYESI